From Lycium ferocissimum isolate CSIRO_LF1 chromosome 12, AGI_CSIRO_Lferr_CH_V1, whole genome shotgun sequence, one genomic window encodes:
- the LOC132040536 gene encoding branched-chain-amino-acid aminotransferase 2, chloroplastic-like: MIRRAACFHRALLSSLHKVGPRYFTAPALTSAQSKNYRDCESTDIFDWDNLGFKLIQTDYMFMMRSSQDGNFEKGQLNHYGNIELSPSAGVLNYGQGLIEGTKAYRRDDGRIFLFRPQESAIRMQIGAERMCMLSPSAQQFVDAVKLTALANKRWIPPAGKGSLYIRPLLIGNGPILGIAPAPEYTFLVYACPVGNYLRNGTQPLTLYVEEEIHRASQGGAGGVKAITNYAPVMKAIKKAKERGYSDVLYLDSVNNKYIEEVSASNIFLVKGKIISTPVASGTILEGITRKSIIDIAHDLGYQVEERLVEAEELISADEVFCTGTALGVAPVGSITYKNKRIEYKVSSELISEQLNSRLAAIQKGIIEDKRDWIIEIK; the protein is encoded by the exons ATGATTCGAAGGGCTGCATGCTTTCACAGAgctctactttcttctctacaTAAG GTAGGACCAAGGTACTTCACTGCCCCAGCTCTAACTTCTGCACAATCTAAGAATTATCG GGATTGCGAATCAACGGATATATTTGATTGGGATAATCTTGGATTCAAGTTGATCCAAACTgattatatgtttatgatgagaAGTTCTCAAGatgggaattttgaaaaaggcCAACTTAAtcattatggaaatattgaattGAGTCCTTCAGCTGGTGTCTTAAACTATGGAcag GGTTTAATTGAAGGTACAAAAGCATATAGAAGAGATGATGGacgaatttttctttttcgtcCACAAGAAAGTGCAATTAGAATGCAAATTGGTGCTGAGAGAATGTGCATGCTGTCTCCTTCAGCTCAACAATTTGTGGATGCTGTCAAGCTAACAGCTCTCGCTAATAAACGTTGG ATCCCTCCTGCTGGAAAAGGTTCACTTTATATTAGGCCTCTGCTTATAGGAAATGGACCTATACTTGGAATTGCTCCTGCTCCTGAATACACATTTCTTGTTTATGCTTGCCCAGTAGGAAACTATTTAAGG AACGGGACACAACCATTAACATTATATGTTGAGGAAGAAATTCATCGTGCCTCACAAGGGGGAGCTGGTGGAGTCAAAGCCATTACTAATTATGCCCCG GTGATGAAAGCTATAAAGAAGGCAAAAGAGAGAGGATACTCAGACGTATTGTACCTTGATTCAGTAAATAACAAATATATTGAGGAGGTCTCTGCCTCTAACATATTCCTTGTAAAG GGAAAAATCATTTCAACGCCAGTTGCCAGTGGAACAATTCTTGAAGGAATCACAAGGAAAAGTATAATAGACATTGCACATGATCTTGGATACCAG GTTGAAGAACGGTTGGTTGAAGCTGAAGAATTGATTAGTGCTGATGAAGTATTTTGCACAGGAACTGCACTTGGTGTTGCTCCTGTAGGAAGTATTACCTACAAAAACAAACG GATTGAATACAAGGTAAGCTCAGAATTAATAAGTGAGCAATTGAATTCGAGGTTAGCAGCTATTCAAAAAGGTATTATCGAGGACAAGAGGGATTGGATTATTGAGATTAAGTGA